The following coding sequences lie in one Pseudomonas syringae CC1557 genomic window:
- a CDS encoding right-handed parallel beta-helix repeat-containing protein produces MKTILLTVLLTVAATAHATDYYVAPNGNDHATGTKTAPLRSIMRAQQTAKAGDTVYFRGGIYRYTTGVNSCASRTDTVNAINLDLSGSENKPIRYWAYPGETPVFDFSAMKDDCRVKGFNVTGSWLHLKGLEVTGVPQQPENHLNHESWGIWNSGSHNTFEQLNLHHNMGPGLFIQNGGYNLVLNSDSHHNYDPYTSNGAGQSADGFGAHIKAGHPGNIFRGCRAWANSDDGFDLINAFSPVIIENSWAWQQGYLPGTHTKLEAGNGNGIKAGGYGGKYVTDGVKHIVRNSVAFDNKSAGFYANHHTLALDFINNTAFSNGADYNMLGIAPDGSPIALGNLLNNIAYQGRLTVNTEGLQMAHNSWTLPVPITDADFEDVSHLGWDKPRQPDGSLPVLRSFHLRPGSKLTGMGAFN; encoded by the coding sequence ATGAAAACGATACTGCTGACGGTCTTGCTGACCGTTGCTGCAACAGCCCACGCAACTGACTACTACGTTGCCCCCAATGGCAACGATCACGCTACCGGTACAAAAACCGCGCCGTTGCGATCCATCATGCGCGCACAGCAAACCGCAAAAGCCGGCGATACGGTTTACTTTCGCGGTGGAATTTATCGCTACACAACCGGCGTGAACAGCTGCGCTAGCCGCACAGACACTGTCAATGCCATTAACCTGGACCTCAGCGGCAGCGAAAACAAACCTATCCGTTACTGGGCCTATCCGGGTGAAACACCGGTCTTCGATTTCTCGGCAATGAAAGACGATTGTCGTGTCAAAGGCTTCAACGTGACCGGCAGCTGGTTACACCTGAAAGGGCTGGAGGTGACGGGCGTACCGCAGCAGCCGGAAAACCATCTTAATCACGAATCCTGGGGGATCTGGAACAGCGGCAGCCACAATACCTTTGAGCAACTCAATCTGCATCACAACATGGGACCGGGCCTGTTCATTCAGAACGGCGGCTACAATCTGGTATTGAACAGCGACTCGCACCACAATTACGACCCCTACACTTCGAATGGCGCAGGCCAGAGCGCCGATGGCTTCGGCGCCCATATCAAGGCAGGCCATCCGGGTAATATCTTTCGCGGCTGCCGGGCTTGGGCCAACTCCGACGATGGCTTCGACCTGATCAATGCCTTCTCGCCAGTGATCATCGAAAACTCGTGGGCATGGCAGCAAGGCTACCTGCCCGGCACGCATACGAAACTTGAGGCGGGTAACGGCAATGGCATCAAGGCGGGTGGCTACGGCGGGAAGTATGTAACTGACGGCGTCAAACACATCGTCCGCAACTCGGTTGCCTTCGACAACAAGTCCGCTGGTTTCTACGCAAACCACCATACCCTTGCACTGGACTTCATAAACAACACCGCCTTTTCCAACGGTGCCGACTACAACATGCTGGGCATCGCGCCAGACGGGTCACCGATTGCCCTTGGCAACTTGCTCAACAACATCGCTTACCAGGGGCGGTTGACGGTCAATACTGAGGGGCTGCAGATGGCACATAACTCATGGACATTGCCAGTGCCGATAACAGATGCAGATTTCGAAGATGTCTCACACCTGGGCTGGGATAAGCCGCGACAGCCAGACGGGAGCCTGCCAGTGCTGCGCAGTTTCCATTTGCGTCCTGGGAGCAAGCTGACTGGCATGGGGGCGTTCAACTGA